A single window of Luteipulveratus halotolerans DNA harbors:
- a CDS encoding APC family permease produces MSHTAEAEPAGAQPQTELRRVMGPKLLLLFIVGDILGTGVYALTGDVAKEVGGAAWAPFLAAFLVATVTACSYLELVTKYPQAAGAALYTHKAFGVHFVTFLIAFAVMCSGITSASTASNAFAGFLNDGFDLGFEVGGTEIMLIALAFMALVAAVNFRGVGESVKANVVLTAVELSGLLMIIMVGLYAVTQGDADFSRVTVFESSEDKSTFFAVTAATSLAFFAMVGFEDSVNMAEECEHPVRDFPRMMLTGLGITGLIYVLVAITAVALVPVGDLSDPDKGSALTQVVAAGAPDLPFDKIFPFIGMFAVANSALINMLMASRLLYGMANQQVLPAAFGRVHPTRRTPWVSIIFTTLISFGLIVYVVRASGTESGSNAIKLLGGTTALLLLCVFTVVNVALLVLRRNPVEHAHFRTPTVLPYVGAATCFFLAGPWARTEEQREQYQIAGGLLAVGIVLWAVTWFLNRALYARKTYIRDPDHFEGD; encoded by the coding sequence ATGAGCCACACCGCTGAAGCCGAGCCCGCCGGAGCGCAGCCGCAGACTGAGCTCAGGCGGGTCATGGGCCCGAAGCTGTTGCTGCTGTTCATCGTCGGCGACATCCTCGGCACCGGGGTCTACGCACTCACCGGCGACGTCGCCAAGGAGGTCGGCGGAGCCGCATGGGCGCCGTTCCTTGCTGCCTTCCTGGTGGCCACCGTCACCGCCTGCTCCTACCTGGAACTGGTCACCAAGTATCCCCAGGCGGCCGGTGCCGCGCTGTACACGCACAAGGCCTTCGGCGTGCACTTCGTGACGTTCCTGATCGCGTTCGCTGTGATGTGCTCCGGCATCACCTCGGCGTCAACGGCGTCCAACGCATTCGCGGGTTTCCTCAACGACGGGTTCGACCTCGGCTTCGAGGTCGGGGGCACCGAGATCATGCTGATCGCCCTGGCCTTCATGGCCCTGGTGGCCGCCGTGAACTTTCGTGGTGTGGGCGAGAGTGTCAAGGCCAACGTCGTCCTGACTGCAGTCGAGCTCTCCGGGCTGCTGATGATCATCATGGTCGGCCTGTACGCCGTGACCCAGGGCGACGCCGACTTCTCACGGGTGACGGTGTTCGAGTCCTCCGAGGACAAGTCGACCTTCTTCGCGGTCACCGCGGCGACCTCGTTGGCGTTCTTCGCGATGGTCGGCTTCGAGGACTCGGTCAACATGGCCGAGGAGTGCGAGCACCCGGTCCGCGACTTCCCGCGCATGATGCTGACCGGTCTGGGCATTACCGGGCTGATCTACGTGCTCGTCGCGATCACGGCGGTGGCACTGGTGCCGGTCGGTGACCTGTCCGACCCGGACAAGGGCTCGGCGCTCACTCAGGTGGTCGCCGCAGGCGCGCCGGATCTGCCGTTCGACAAGATCTTCCCGTTCATCGGCATGTTTGCTGTGGCCAACTCAGCCCTCATCAACATGCTGATGGCCAGTCGCCTCCTCTATGGCATGGCCAATCAGCAGGTCCTGCCGGCGGCGTTCGGGAGGGTCCACCCCACCCGGCGTACACCATGGGTGTCGATCATCTTCACGACACTGATCTCCTTCGGACTGATCGTCTACGTCGTGCGCGCCAGCGGCACGGAGAGCGGGTCCAACGCGATCAAGCTGCTCGGAGGAACGACGGCGCTCTTGCTCCTGTGCGTGTTCACCGTGGTCAACGTGGCCCTGCTGGTGCTGCGTCGCAACCCCGTCGAGCACGCCCACTTCCGCACGCCCACGGTTCTGCCGTACGTCGGCGCAGCAACGTGCTTCTTCCTGGCCGGGCCCTGGGCACGTACCGAGGAGCAGCGTGAGCAGTACCAGATCGCGGGCGGCCTGCTCGCAGTCGGAATCGTGCTCTGGGCCGTGACGTGGTTCCTGAACCGGGCCCTCTACGCCCGCAAGACGTACATCCGCGACCCCGACCACTTCGAGGGCGACTGA
- a CDS encoding sucrase ferredoxin — protein sequence MTTTHATSRPDACSVQWEDAGLPAWGTASQAQFWVALEQPGPWGREAALDSHLSTEAGHRLSQACADAGGRLLLVRAPGRHADAHSEVDGHRVWVAGGLADEPWLLEGEVEDPAELLALPWADLLGTEPDRVEAAVPTLEETREPLLLVCTNGRRDICCAVRGRPVALEAAELLPGRVLECSHTGGHRFAPTGIMLPSGQTWARLTAERAVAAFGAERRGEIPAELNDPAYDRGRSCLSPAAQAAQSWVRQQSGELGLVALRTPTDAGEGAVRVTGADGRVWDVRATRHEGAQVTDSCGKPAKPSITWTVEPA from the coding sequence GTGACGACCACCCATGCGACCAGCCGTCCCGACGCGTGCTCCGTGCAGTGGGAGGACGCCGGCCTGCCCGCGTGGGGTACGGCCTCGCAGGCCCAGTTCTGGGTGGCTCTGGAGCAGCCCGGTCCGTGGGGCCGTGAAGCCGCCCTCGACTCGCACCTGAGCACCGAGGCGGGACACCGGCTCAGCCAGGCGTGCGCGGACGCGGGCGGCCGCCTGCTGCTCGTACGCGCTCCCGGCCGCCACGCCGATGCCCACTCCGAGGTCGACGGCCACCGGGTCTGGGTCGCGGGTGGCCTGGCCGACGAGCCGTGGCTGCTCGAGGGCGAGGTGGAGGACCCGGCCGAGCTGCTCGCCCTCCCCTGGGCCGACCTGCTCGGCACCGAGCCCGACCGGGTCGAGGCCGCCGTCCCGACCCTGGAGGAGACCCGCGAGCCGCTGCTGCTGGTCTGCACCAACGGTCGCCGTGACATCTGCTGTGCGGTCCGTGGCCGCCCGGTCGCTCTCGAGGCCGCCGAGCTCCTGCCCGGACGTGTCCTGGAGTGCTCGCACACCGGCGGGCACCGGTTCGCTCCGACCGGGATCATGCTCCCCTCGGGTCAGACCTGGGCGAGGCTCACTGCTGAGCGGGCCGTCGCAGCGTTCGGGGCCGAACGCCGAGGTGAGATCCCCGCCGAGCTCAACGACCCGGCGTACGACCGCGGCCGCAGCTGCCTGTCCCCCGCCGCCCAGGCCGCGCAGTCGTGGGTACGCCAGCAGTCCGGCGAGCTCGGTCTGGTCGCGCTGCGTACGCCCACCGATGCGGGCGAGGGCGCGGTCCGGGTGACCGGTGCCGACGGCCGGGTCTGGGACGTCCGCGCCACCCGGCACGAGGGGGCGCAGGTCACCGACTCGTGCGGCAAGCCGGCGAAGCCCTCGATCACCTGGACCGTCGAGCCCGCCTGA